The proteins below are encoded in one region of Clostridium estertheticum:
- a CDS encoding GNAT family N-acetyltransferase, producing the protein MDITYIAPSAIEYISLRLKTGMGTKDLSKTEIALKHSLFIVSLWDDDKLIGFGRIVGDQGITYVVSDIMVDPNYQCKGLGKVIMREIDSYLNKNTDENAYVCLIANKPADKLYCQFDFEYVDPKSCGMKRKQIKK; encoded by the coding sequence ATGGATATAACATATATCGCTCCATCAGCGATAGAATATATTTCTTTGAGATTAAAAACTGGAATGGGAACGAAAGATTTATCAAAAACAGAGATTGCATTGAAACATTCATTGTTTATTGTTTCTTTATGGGATGATGATAAGTTAATTGGTTTTGGAAGAATTGTTGGTGATCAAGGGATAACCTATGTTGTTTCTGATATTATGGTAGATCCTAATTATCAATGTAAAGGTCTAGGGAAAGTGATTATGAGAGAAATAGATTCCTATTTAAACAAAAACACAGATGAAAATGCATATGTATGTTTGATTGCCAATAAACCAGCAGATAAGCTATACTGTCAATTTGATTTTGAGTATGTAGATCCGAAGTCCTGTGGAATGAAAAGAAAGCAGATTAAAAAGTAA
- a CDS encoding alpha/beta fold hydrolase encodes MKKALKITRKVLLWIIGIIVGLVIISAVTHNVLKSIEKNKYKSGQTINVDGKNMQAYVTGSGKKTIVLLSGLGTASPITDFMPLAERLSSDYKVVILECFGYGFSDTTKEERSNANIVKEIRTVLKELKINGPYILMPHSISGIYSMYYAVNYPKEVEAIIGIDESKPNQTKSNKDANMSPYLTLLNTFGIVRDITYLLPSVDDGMNKNNYYSTKQIKMKKMATTWNSGNVSVINEFNMVNTNTKELYDVKYPNKLPVLSFLSKESVDSNKEWLPLHEDVISNSDIQKIQVLSGKHYLYWTNADKIAKMSKEFISTYVK; translated from the coding sequence ATGAAAAAGGCACTAAAAATAACAAGAAAAGTATTACTATGGATTATTGGGATTATAGTTGGATTAGTAATTATATCAGCAGTAACGCATAATGTCTTGAAATCAATTGAAAAGAACAAGTATAAAAGTGGCCAAACAATAAATGTGGATGGTAAAAATATGCAAGCTTATGTGACTGGATCAGGAAAAAAAACAATCGTGTTACTAAGCGGTTTAGGAACTGCATCACCAATTACAGATTTTATGCCTTTGGCAGAAAGATTAAGCTCAGATTATAAAGTCGTAATCCTTGAATGCTTTGGATACGGTTTTAGTGACACTACAAAAGAGGAACGTTCTAATGCAAACATTGTAAAGGAAATAAGGACAGTACTTAAAGAATTAAAAATTAATGGACCATACATATTAATGCCACACTCGATATCGGGCATATATTCGATGTACTATGCAGTAAATTATCCGAAGGAAGTGGAGGCAATTATTGGGATTGACGAGTCTAAACCTAATCAAACAAAAAGTAATAAAGATGCTAACATGTCACCATATTTGACATTGCTTAATACGTTTGGAATTGTAAGGGATATTACATACCTTTTGCCAAGTGTTGATGATGGCATGAACAAAAACAATTATTATTCTACGAAGCAAATTAAAATGAAAAAAATGGCAACAACCTGGAATAGTGGAAATGTCTCTGTGATAAATGAATTTAATATGGTAAATACAAATACAAAAGAACTATATGATGTGAAATATCCAAATAAATTACCTGTTTTATCCTTTTTATCAAAAGAGTCCGTAGACAGTAATAAAGAGTGGTTGCCACTTCATGAAGACGTAATTTCAAACTCGGATATTCAAAAGATTCAAGTTCTTAGTGGGAAGCATTATTTATATTGGACAAACGCAGATAAAATTGCCAAAATGTCAAAAGAGTTTATTTCTACATACGTAAAATAA